CGTGAGGAAGGCCAGGGCCTCGTCGAGTACGCACTTATTCTTGTTCTGATCGCTATTGTCGTTATCGGCATCCTGACGATCCTCGGCAACCAGGTTTCGACCGTTTTCGAGACGATCAGCAACGGCCTGGCCCAGTAATTCAGCCTTTCACACACCACCGCGCAGGGACAGCATTGCTGTCCCTGCTCCTTTTAACCTCCTTCCCATCATCATCCGCTCCGACGCCGCGCTGCTCTTCGTGCAGCAGCCAGGCATAGCGGCTAGCTGCCTCCGCTCCCGCTGGACCAGGCCCATCACGAACCACAGCAGATACGTTTGCGATCTCCTTACGACTTCCCGGCCTGCTTCTTCAGGCAGCGGCGATCGACGGTGCTCGGCACAAAAGTGCCATGAGCGGCAGCCAAAAGATACGCGGATTCGCCCATCCATGACTATCGCTTTTGACGATGTAGGCCGGGCAGGCCGGGCGTATGCTTAGTCCATCGAGAGTGCAGATGGGAACTGAAGCAAGGTAGGATGATCTCTGGCTCAATAGCGGGGCTCGCCAGCAAGTCTATTGATCGCCGACACCCTGCCAGTATGTGCGCTGTTCCTTCCCCGCCACTCATTTTCATTCGGTATAGTTTTTTTAGGAGGAAGGTCATGCTTCGCAACTTCTTCGCCCGTGAGGAAGGCCAGGGTCTGGTCGAGTACGCGCTCATTCTCGTTCTGATCGCAATTGTCGTTATCGCCATTCTGACGCTTCTCGGCCAGCAGGTTTCCAGCGTTTTTGAAACCATCAATGGTGCGCTGACGCAATAACGCCAGTGAAGGACGAAGCAAAGCAGGGGCGTAGTCGCGTCCCTGCTTTGTTTATCTTATCAGGCCCATCCGTTTTACGAACCGAGGCAGCCCATGCTACACACCTTTTTTGCTCGTGAAGAGGGCCAGGGTCTCGTCGAGTACAGCTTGATCATCTTGCTGATCGCGATCGCAGTGATCGCAGCCGTATCGGCGTTTGGGATCACGGTTTCGGATCTGTTCACGTTGGTCGTCGAAAGCTGGCCGTAGCTATTCTTGAGCATTTCTTTTCAACGAGGGCGCGATTGCGTCCTCGTTTGTGTTATGCGCCTCGAAATCAGGCGCAACCTAAAGGCGCTGCGGATCGTAGCTTGAGCGTGATATGGACGAGCCTGTCCTTGTTTATCCTAGCAAGAGCGACCTGTGATGTAGTACTATATAGCTATACGTTCCCGCACTGCAATACACTCACACGGAAGCAGGTGATATACATGCTGCGTAGCTTCTTCACCCGCGAGGAGGGCCAGAGTCTTGTGGAATATGCACTTGTTCTTGTCCTAATTGCTGTGGCCGTCATTGGCATCCTCGCGGTACTGGGTACGAACATCAGCGGAGTTTTTGAGCGTGTGACAGAAGGTGTTGGCGGCAGCTAGCGCCAACGCTAAGGGCGAGACACATTGATGTCTCGCCCTTAGCGTTATACGCCGAATGCCCAGGGTATGAACGAGCGCCGCCGAATGCATGATCCGGCGGCGCTCATCGATCGCTGCTTGAGCAGCGGGCTTAGACGGAGGGAGCCAGCTCGGTGATGCCAAGGCCAAGCTGTTGCAGCGCGTAGAGCATACCCGCCTGAAGATTATTCAGCGTGATCACATCGCCCAGGTTGACGCCGAGCTGGATGATCGTCTGGGCGATCGTGCTGCTGATGCCGGTGAAGATCACACGCGAGCCGAGCAGATTGACCGCCTGCGCCGTCATAATCAGGTGGTTGGCGACGGAGGTATCGACCACCGAGACGCCGGTGATGTCGATAATGACCATATCGGCCTGCTGGCGCACGATCTCTTCGAGCAGACGCTCCGTAATCTCCTGCGAGCGCAGCGAGTCGATCGCGCCGACCAGCGGCAGCACCAGCACGCCACGATAGATCGGGATAATCGGCGTCGAAAGCTCCTGAATCACGGCGCGCAGTTGATCTTCGCGGCGCTGGGTCGCCCGGATCTCGGCGATCGTCGCCTCCTGGGCCGCGCGCTTGGTTTCCTCGACATAGCCTTCCAGAACCGTCGATAGATAGTCCCAGCGGACATCGCCATCTTGAGCGCTCGCGGTAGCAAGATCCGGCTTGAGCGCACGGCCAGCCCGAATAAACGCCTGGAGGCTTAGGCCCTGCCCGGCCAGCCGCGAGCCGAGGGCCTGCGCGTCCAAAGCATGAGGCCGATTCTGGTACGCCTGGAACTGCTCCACGATCTGCGCAGCCGCAGCGTGAAGTTGCTCATCGTTCAAGTTCGAGCCTCGCGAGTCGGCGGTTCGCAGGGCATGGAGCACCTGTTGCGTTAAGGGTGCCGAAGCATCATCATTGGGCATACAAATCTTCCGTAATGCTGATTAAGTGTGGTATTAGCTCGTGTCGGTGCCCGGCATCGACGAGCGCCATAGGCTCCGCATGTACGCCTGAATCTAGCCCGAACACGGCTATTTGCCGATAGCGGGGAAGTCCCATTCGCCTCAGGTACATCCGCTGGCGAATGGCTGTGCTTACCCTCCCTGAAGCACCATAAGCCTCAAAGCGCTTCTCTCCTTCAGAAGTAGGACAACCGGGCAGACACACTCTGCTGCGAAACAGTGTATCATATGCAGGGTTTCGTGGGTTAAGTTTTAGCAAAGGCAACACCAAGCATGGATGCAGGCGTTATTCTGATCATTATTCAGCTCATTTTTCTCGAAGGCATTTTATCGCTGGACAATGCGGCGGTACTTGGGGCGATGGTCGCGCCGCTGCCGGACGACAAGCCGGTGCCGTGGCCGCGAGCGCTGCGCGGCATCGGGCGTGTGCTCGACAAGTCTCTAGGCATGCAGCGCGACGCGGCGCTCAAAGTTGGCTTGCTGGGTGCGTACCTTGGGCGCGCCCTGATGCTGGTGCTGGCGACGATTGTGATTCAGAATTCCTGGCTGCGGCTGATCGGCGCGCTCTACCTGCTTTACCTGGCGATCGAATATCTGGGCCACCTGGGAGAGGCCGAGGGCGACGCGGAGGAGATGCTGCATCAGGAAGCCGAGTCGACCAGCTTTTGGGGTGTGGTGTTTCGGGTTGAGCTGGCCGACCTGGCGTTCAGCCTGGATAACGTCGTGGCGGCGGTCGCGCTCTCAGACGAGTACTGGGTGGTGCTGCTGGGCGTGGCGATCGGCATTGTGCTGATGCGCTTCGCGGCGAGTATCTTTAGCCGGATGATCGCCTGGGAGCCGAATCTCGAAATCGCGGCCTACCTGCTGATCCTGGCGATCAGCGTTGAGCTGCTGCTCGACGATCTGTTTCATATCCACTTCCAAACCTTCTACGTGGGCGGCCTGCCGATCAACGCCGAGGTGCAGCAGTTCGGTATCACGCTGATGATCCTCGTCCTGACGATCCTGCTATCGCGGGTGAGCTGGCTCAGGCCGATCAACGTCATCTGGACGCCGCTCTTGAAAATCGCCGCGCTGCTGCTCTATCCGATCCGCTGGCTGACCTGGCCGTTTCGCGCGCTGTTCGGCCTCTTCACCTCGCGCAGGCAGCAGCCAACGCCCACCAACGATTAAATAGTATCCTGTATCAAATTCCGACAGCCAGGCGTGTTTGCCTGGCTGTCGTGCGTTTGTACGACGAGCGCATGCTACATCCCGGCGACCACCTGGAACTGGCGCATCATCTCGTGATCTTCGTGCTCCAGAATGTGGCAGTGATACGGATAGAAGCCCGTGTAATCCTCAAAGCGCATGATGATCCGCGTCACCTCGCCCGGATTCATCCGCGCGGTATCCTTCCAGCCGCGCTCATTGGCATCCGGCGGCATACGCGGGCCGATGAACACAACCTTACCGGTCTTCTCATAATGTTTCAGGTTAAACTGCTGCCGATCGAGGATCTGGAACTGGACCAGATGCAGGTGGATCGGATGCGTGTCGGGCGTGACGTTAGCAAAGCTCCAGATCTCGGTCGTGCCCAGCACGGGATACTCCGAAACCTCATGCCAGCCTTTGTTGTCGATCAGCAGCATCAGCCGCCCATAATCGTCCTCGCCCTCATTCAGCGTCAGAAAACGCTCCTGCACCGCCGAGGCTTCGCTGAGATACTGGAACGGCGGCAGCGTGGTCGGCCATGAGCTGGTATCGCTGCCCTGGAGCGGCCTGGTGACACGGAACTGCATGATCTGGCCGGTCGTCGCCGGCTCGGCGGGCGGATCGTTGCCCAGGCCCGTGAACGGCCCATCCGAGGCGCTGTTGGTCATAAGCAGCGTCTGGCCGGTGTAGGCCGCGAAATCGACGAGCACATCGGCGCGCTCGCCTGGCGCGAGCAAGATCTCGGTCAGATCGACAGGTGCCGGAAGCAGGCCGCCCTCAGACCCAATCTGCCGGAAGGTGACGCCGCCAAGCGCGAGATTGTAGAAGCGCGAGTTCGAGCCGTTCAAGATGCGGAAGCGGTATCGGCGCGGCTCGACCTCAAGGAACGGCCAGACCTTGCCGTTGACGAGGATCGTATCGCCGAAGAACTCCGGCACGATCGACGGCATCGGCAGAGCGCTTTCCACATGCTCATCAGGCCCGGTCGGATAGAAGAGCGAGCCATCGGCGTTGAACGCGCGATCCTGAATCACGATCGGGATCTCATATGCCCGACGCGGCAGATTAAGGCTATCCTCGACGGCATCGCGCAGCAGCCAGAAGCCAGCCAGTCCCGCGTACACGTTGAGCCGCGTGATACCCAGGGCGTGATCGTGATACCAGAGCGTCGAAGCGTGCTGCGCATTGGGATAGATATAGGTCGCCGAGCCGCCGGGAACAAACGCATCTTCGGGATAGCCATCCACCGCCTGCGGCACATGCCCGCCGTGGAGATGAACCACGGTGCGCACCGCTGGCTCGCCCATGTTAGTCCCGCCCAGGGTCGTATCGACCGGCAGCAGATGGGCGGCGGGCAAATTATTGATCCACTTTACCGTTACCGGCTGATTGGTCCGCGCTTCAAGCGTCGGGCCGGGATAAAGACCGTTGTATCCCCAGACAGTTGTGGGCGCGAGCTGCGCGTGAAGCTGCTGGATCGCCTGATTCATCTGCACAATGTAGTAGCTTCCGCCCTTGGCCTTCCCGACCGGCTGGAGCACACCCGGAAGTGGCAGCGGGTCGAGGTACTTGGTGAGCGTCGTCGGATCGAGCATCGGGAACAAGCCAGGGACGTGAGGCGTGGCCGCAGCAAGCTGCGAGGCGTACCACGCACGCGGCATCAGCAGCCCTGCGCCAACTGCCGCGCCTAGTTTCAAAAACCGTCGTCGGCTGACCATCACACACCTCCAGGTGGTAGAACTTCCTTCCATTCGATCGCGCTGGATGCACGAGTCGAGAAGAACACTGAATGCTCCCCTGATCCTTCCTCAATTTCACTCGATTCGTGGAGGCGCTTCCCCACTAGGTAGGTGTTTATAGATGATGGGGAGTTGTGCTATTGTGGATCGGAGCGACAATCGCCTACGGAAAGATGCATTCTCGCGATGTAGAGAAACGTTCACCGTCAGAGCGACAGATGCGAATCAGGCACAGCCGTGCTGCGGATTTGATCGGAGCGCGCGAATCTGGTATAATGCGTCCTCGCTTGCGGTGATATGGATAGTGGCAAAACACTTTACACTGATCCGCAGAAGTTTGGCAAACAATGGCGGATCGTCCAATGGTAGGACAGCGGACTTTGGATCCGTTAATCTAGGTTCGAATCCTGGTCCGCCAGCCAGCACACGTAGAGCGGAGCAACCCTCTCGCGACATTCGCACTGATGAAGTTGCACGCACAACCGAGTATCGCGCGAGGCCCCCTACCGGCATCTATGCCAGAGGGGGCACGCTGTTGCAGTGAAATGCTGAGCCATTTCGCTGCTTTTTCTTGTATATGACAACAACAGCACATCGATTAGGCGTCGTGATCCTGGCTGCGGGCGAAGGCACGCGCATGCGATCGGCGCTACCCAAAATCTTGCATCCCATCGTCGGAAAGCCGCTGGTCGAGCACGTGCTTGAGCTGAGCCATGCCCTGGGCGCGGCTGAGACGGCCCTGGTGCTCGCGCCGGACACGATCGACCAACTGCGGCAGCGCTGGGGCGAGCGCTACAGCTACACCGTCCAGGCCGAGCGCCGTGGAACCGGCCACGCGCTGTTGCAGGCGCAGCCGCTGCTCGACGGCAAGGTCGATCGGGTGCTGGTCTTGTACGGCGCCGACCCGCTGCTGCGGCCAGAGTCGGCGCAGCGCCTGCTGGCGGCGCTCGATCAGCCGGATGTGCTCGGCGCGATCACCACCTTCCGCGCGGAGCGTCCAACCGGCTACGGTCGCATTCTGCGCGACGAGCGCCGCCATGTGCTGGGAGTGGTCGAAGAGCGCGACGCGACGCCGCAGCAGCGGCGCATCGGCGAGGTGAACCAGGGCGTGGTGGCCTACGATGCGGCCTGGCTCTGGGAGCACCTCCGGCAGCTCACGCCCAGCCCGGTCAAGCAGGAGTACTACCTGACCGATCTGGTGGCGATGGCGGTCGCCGAGCGCGGCCCCGGCGTGATCGTCGCCGTGGAGCTGGACGATCCGACCGAGGCGCTGGGCATCAACGATCGGATCGAGCTGGCCGAGGCGGAGGCGATTATGCGGGCGCGTATCCTGCAAGAGCTGATGCGCAGCGGCGTGACAATCGTCGATCCAGGCCACACCTATGTGGATGCGGGCGTGCAGGTGGGCCAGGATACGATCTTGCTGCCCGGCACGCTGCTCAAAGGCGCGACCGTGATCGGCGCGAACTGTGTGATTGGCCCCAACAGCATGATCGAAGACTCACAGATCGGCGCTGGCTGCCGGGTCAAGGCGTCGTTCGTGGAAGGCTCGGTGGTGGAAGACGGCTCGGACATCGGGCCGATGTCGCATATCCGGCCTGGGTCGCGGATCGGCTCCGGCGTGCATATCGGCAACTTTGGCGAGGTCAAAGGCTCGACGCTGCACGAAGGGGTCAAGATGGGCCACTTCTCGTACATCGGCGACGCGACCGTCGGGCCGAACGTCAACATCGGCGCGGGCACGATTACTGCGAACTTCGGCGAGAAGCGGGCGCAGCCGGGGCAGCGCAAGCATCGCACAGAGATCGGAGCGGGGGCCTTGATTGGCTCTGATACAATGCTGGTAGCACCCGTTAAAATCGGCGCGGGCGCGAAGACCGGCGCAGGCGCGGTGGTGACGAAGGATGTGCCGGATGGAGCGGTAGTGGTAGGTGTTCCCGCGCGACCGCTGCAAGCGCCGACGGAGGCGCAGACGGAGCCGGAAAGCACGTGATCGCGCGCTGGTATCGTAGCAGATAGCAGGCATTGGGCATACGGCATGGAGGGTTCGACAAGCAAGTATGGACGGACGATTACAAGTTTTTGCCGGGAACTCGAATCCCGCGCTGGCACGTGAGATCACCACGCATCTGCATCTGAACCTGGGCCGTGCGCTCGTAGGCCAGTTCAAGAACGGCGAGACGCGCATCAAGATCGAAGAGAACGTGCGCGGCTCCGATGTCTTCGTGATCCAATCGCTGTCCGCGCCGGTCGACCATTACCTGATGGAGCTGCTGATCATGATCGACGCGATGCGCCGCTCGTCGGCCAAGCGCATCACGGCGGTCGTGCCGTACTACGGCTACGCCAAGCAGGAGAAGAAGACGACGGGCCGCGAGCCGATCACCGCCAAGCTGATCGCCAACCTGATCGCCACGGCTGGCGCGCACCGCCTGCTGACGATGGACCTGCACGCGCCCGCGATCGAGGGCTTCTTCGATATTCCGGTGGATCACCTGCAAGCGGGGCCGCTGCTCGTCGATTACTTCCGCCAGAAAGAGCTGCGCAACATGGTCGCCGTCTCGCCCGACGCGGGCGGCGTGGGACGCGCCAATAAGTTCCGTGAGCGGATCGGCGCGAGCCTGGCGATCATCGCCAAGCAGCGGCCAGAGCCCGACGTCTCAGAGGTGATCGAGATGGTCGGCGATGTCGAGGGCAAGACCGCGATCATCGTGGACGACATGATCTCGACCGGCGGCACGCTCGTCGAGGCGGCGAAGACGCTGCACGAGCGCGGCGCGACACGCATCTTCGCCTGTGCGACCCACGGCATCTTTGCGGGCGCGGCGTTCAACCAGATGGCGGACTCGCACCTGGAAGAGATCGTCGTCACCAACACAATCGTGCTTCCGCCCGAGGCCAGCGCGGCGCGGATTAAAACGATCAGCGTCGCCGCGCTCTTTGCCGAGGCGATCATGCGTATCCATAAGGATCTCTCGCTCAGCACGCTGTTTATGTAGGGGCGAAAGAACAAAGGAACAAAGAACAGAGAACAACAGCACTCGCCGCTCCCCCTCGCATATCGCAATGGGAGAGGAGGCCGGGATGAGGGCCTACCGAAGAACAAGAGAACAAAAGAACAAGGGCAACTCAGAACTCAAAACTTGAAACCTGGAACTTGAAACTTGAGAGACACGCAGGCGCGATTGTAGGAGCGCTTTGCGATACCAAACCCTAGTAAGGAGTCTGGCTTGGACCCTGGACCTACTATCGAGCTGCTCGGCCTGGTGCTGTGCTTTGCTCTGACGGCAATCTCCTCCGCCGCCGATGCAGCTCTTTCCGCAATATCTCGTCACCGGCTGAACTCGCTCCTGGCGGAGGGCCGACCGCGTGCTCACGTCATCGCTCACCTGCTCAACGACCCGGCCCGGCTGAAGGCAACCACGCTGACGCTCGATACGTTCGCCAAGTGCGGCGCAACTGCGCTGGTGCTGGCGCTGATCGTCAACACGCCGACGCTCTGGCAGCGGCTTGCCATCGTCGTCGCAGTGCTGCTGGTGCTGCTGATCATCGGCGAGGCGCTGCCCAAGCTGATCGCGACAACCCACCCCGACCGCACCGCGCTGCTCCTCGCCCGCCCGCTCAGCTTCCTCTCGATCCTCGTCAGCCCGATTACCGCGATCGTGGCGCTGGTCGCGACTCCCTTCGCCAGAATGCTGGGCACTCAGCCGGGCACGCCGCTCGTGACGGAGGAAGAGCTGAAGCTGCTGGTCAACGTCGGCGAGGAAGAAGGGCTGATCGAAAAAGAAGAGCGCGAGATGATCGAGGGCATCTTAATCTTCGGCGACACGCTCGTCCGCGAGGTGATGGTGCCGCGCATCGACATTGCGGGCCTTGAGGCCGACAGCTCGATCAGCCGGGCGCTTGACTTCGCCCTGTCCGAGGGGCACTCACGCATTCCAGTCTATGAAGAAACGATCGACCGCGTCATCGGCATTCTGTACGTGCGCGAAATGCTGCCGCTGCTGCGCGACGGTCGGCTGGACGTGCCGATCCGTGAGCTGCTGCGTCCGGTCTATTTCGTGCCCGAAACGATGAAAGTCGATGATCTGCTACGCAATCTGAAGAGTCGCAAGGTTCACCTGGCGATCGTCGTCGACGAGTACGGCGGGACGGCGGGCCTGGTGACGATCGAGGACCTGCTCGAAGAGATCGTCGGCGAGATCCAGGATGAGTACGATGTCGAGGAGCCGCTGGTGCAGCATCTCGCGACCGACACCTGGATCGTCGATGCGCGTGTCTCGCTGGACGACCTGAACGCCGAGACTGGCCTGAACCTTGAAACCGACGAGGGCGATAGCGTCGGCGGGCTGGTCTACGAAAAGCTCGGTACGATCCCCAGGGTCGGCGATAGCGTCGACGTAGGCGATGTCACGATCACCGTGCAATCAGTACAGGGGCTACGCCCCGAAAAGCTGCAACTGGTCTTGCACACCAGGGAGCCGGAAGAAGCCGTCATTCAAGGAGTGGGCGATGCAGGACATTGACTTGCACGGGCTGCTGGGCATAGCGCGGATCGCACGTGGACGGGCATACGTGCCCTACTCGAAATATCCGGTTGGCGCGGCGCTGCTGTGCGGATCGGGCAAGATCTATCCCGGCTGTAACGTCGAGAACGCAGCCTATCCGGTCTGCATGTGCGCGGAGCGGACGGCGCTCTTTGCCGCCGTGGCCGCTGGTGAGCACGAGTTCCTGGCGATGGCGGTGATCGCCGATTCGGATCGGCCCGTACCGCCTTGCGGCATGTGCCGCCAGGCACTACATGAGCTTGCGCCGGATCTGCCGGTGCTGCTGGCGAATATACGCGGCGATGAGCGGCGCACCACGCCCCGCGAGCTGCTGCCCGACGGCTTTACCGCCGCCGATCTGCCGACGCCGCCCTAGCGCTGACAGCCCCGCACAGAGAGTGATATAATGCGACCGAGCCCAGTTGTGGGCTCGGTTGTTGTTTAACGCAGGCACAGTTCGTGTAAGGACAGATGAGCCTACAAGGAATATAGGAATCGTACAATGAGTGAATCGTTGAGCTTAATGATCGTCCACGCACATCCCGACGACGAAGCGATTGGAACCGGTGGCATTCTGGCTCGCTACAGCGCGGAGGGCCACACAACCATTCTCGTCACCTGTACGCTGGGTGAGGAGGGCGA
The DNA window shown above is from Herpetosiphonaceae bacterium and carries:
- a CDS encoding Flp family type IVb pilin, which produces MLRNFFAREEGQGLVEYALILVLIAIVVIAILTLLGQQVSSVFETINGALTQ
- a CDS encoding Flp family type IVb pilin; translation: MLRSFFTREEGQSLVEYALVLVLIAVAVIGILAVLGTNISGVFERVTEGVGGS
- a CDS encoding STAS domain-containing protein, with the translated sequence MPNDDASAPLTQQVLHALRTADSRGSNLNDEQLHAAAAQIVEQFQAYQNRPHALDAQALGSRLAGQGLSLQAFIRAGRALKPDLATASAQDGDVRWDYLSTVLEGYVEETKRAAQEATIAEIRATQRREDQLRAVIQELSTPIIPIYRGVLVLPLVGAIDSLRSQEITERLLEEIVRQQADMVIIDITGVSVVDTSVANHLIMTAQAVNLLGSRVIFTGISSTIAQTIIQLGVNLGDVITLNNLQAGMLYALQQLGLGITELAPSV
- a CDS encoding tellurium resistance protein TerC yields the protein MDAGVILIIIQLIFLEGILSLDNAAVLGAMVAPLPDDKPVPWPRALRGIGRVLDKSLGMQRDAALKVGLLGAYLGRALMLVLATIVIQNSWLRLIGALYLLYLAIEYLGHLGEAEGDAEEMLHQEAESTSFWGVVFRVELADLAFSLDNVVAAVALSDEYWVVLLGVAIGIVLMRFAASIFSRMIAWEPNLEIAAYLLILAISVELLLDDLFHIHFQTFYVGGLPINAEVQQFGITLMILVLTILLSRVSWLRPINVIWTPLLKIAALLLYPIRWLTWPFRALFGLFTSRRQQPTPTND
- a CDS encoding multicopper oxidase domain-containing protein; amino-acid sequence: MVSRRRFLKLGAAVGAGLLMPRAWYASQLAAATPHVPGLFPMLDPTTLTKYLDPLPLPGVLQPVGKAKGGSYYIVQMNQAIQQLHAQLAPTTVWGYNGLYPGPTLEARTNQPVTVKWINNLPAAHLLPVDTTLGGTNMGEPAVRTVVHLHGGHVPQAVDGYPEDAFVPGGSATYIYPNAQHASTLWYHDHALGITRLNVYAGLAGFWLLRDAVEDSLNLPRRAYEIPIVIQDRAFNADGSLFYPTGPDEHVESALPMPSIVPEFFGDTILVNGKVWPFLEVEPRRYRFRILNGSNSRFYNLALGGVTFRQIGSEGGLLPAPVDLTEILLAPGERADVLVDFAAYTGQTLLMTNSASDGPFTGLGNDPPAEPATTGQIMQFRVTRPLQGSDTSSWPTTLPPFQYLSEASAVQERFLTLNEGEDDYGRLMLLIDNKGWHEVSEYPVLGTTEIWSFANVTPDTHPIHLHLVQFQILDRQQFNLKHYEKTGKVVFIGPRMPPDANERGWKDTARMNPGEVTRIIMRFEDYTGFYPYHCHILEHEDHEMMRQFQVVAGM
- the glmU gene encoding bifunctional UDP-N-acetylglucosamine diphosphorylase/glucosamine-1-phosphate N-acetyltransferase GlmU; translation: MTTTAHRLGVVILAAGEGTRMRSALPKILHPIVGKPLVEHVLELSHALGAAETALVLAPDTIDQLRQRWGERYSYTVQAERRGTGHALLQAQPLLDGKVDRVLVLYGADPLLRPESAQRLLAALDQPDVLGAITTFRAERPTGYGRILRDERRHVLGVVEERDATPQQRRIGEVNQGVVAYDAAWLWEHLRQLTPSPVKQEYYLTDLVAMAVAERGPGVIVAVELDDPTEALGINDRIELAEAEAIMRARILQELMRSGVTIVDPGHTYVDAGVQVGQDTILLPGTLLKGATVIGANCVIGPNSMIEDSQIGAGCRVKASFVEGSVVEDGSDIGPMSHIRPGSRIGSGVHIGNFGEVKGSTLHEGVKMGHFSYIGDATVGPNVNIGAGTITANFGEKRAQPGQRKHRTEIGAGALIGSDTMLVAPVKIGAGAKTGAGAVVTKDVPDGAVVVGVPARPLQAPTEAQTEPEST
- a CDS encoding ribose-phosphate pyrophosphokinase, yielding MDGRLQVFAGNSNPALAREITTHLHLNLGRALVGQFKNGETRIKIEENVRGSDVFVIQSLSAPVDHYLMELLIMIDAMRRSSAKRITAVVPYYGYAKQEKKTTGREPITAKLIANLIATAGAHRLLTMDLHAPAIEGFFDIPVDHLQAGPLLVDYFRQKELRNMVAVSPDAGGVGRANKFRERIGASLAIIAKQRPEPDVSEVIEMVGDVEGKTAIIVDDMISTGGTLVEAAKTLHERGATRIFACATHGIFAGAAFNQMADSHLEEIVVTNTIVLPPEASAARIKTISVAALFAEAIMRIHKDLSLSTLFM
- a CDS encoding hemolysin family protein, with translation MDPGPTIELLGLVLCFALTAISSAADAALSAISRHRLNSLLAEGRPRAHVIAHLLNDPARLKATTLTLDTFAKCGATALVLALIVNTPTLWQRLAIVVAVLLVLLIIGEALPKLIATTHPDRTALLLARPLSFLSILVSPITAIVALVATPFARMLGTQPGTPLVTEEELKLLVNVGEEEGLIEKEEREMIEGILIFGDTLVREVMVPRIDIAGLEADSSISRALDFALSEGHSRIPVYEETIDRVIGILYVREMLPLLRDGRLDVPIRELLRPVYFVPETMKVDDLLRNLKSRKVHLAIVVDEYGGTAGLVTIEDLLEEIVGEIQDEYDVEEPLVQHLATDTWIVDARVSLDDLNAETGLNLETDEGDSVGGLVYEKLGTIPRVGDSVDVGDVTITVQSVQGLRPEKLQLVLHTREPEEAVIQGVGDAGH
- a CDS encoding cytidine deaminase, producing MQDIDLHGLLGIARIARGRAYVPYSKYPVGAALLCGSGKIYPGCNVENAAYPVCMCAERTALFAAVAAGEHEFLAMAVIADSDRPVPPCGMCRQALHELAPDLPVLLANIRGDERRTTPRELLPDGFTAADLPTPP